In Trifolium pratense cultivar HEN17-A07 linkage group LG7, ARS_RC_1.1, whole genome shotgun sequence, a genomic segment contains:
- the LOC123893776 gene encoding putative SWI/SNF-related matrix-associated actin-dependent regulator of chromatin subfamily A member 3-like 1, translating into MALSPPQKRRKHNKDVKFTTHFAQLSLTTRAHYQTLFEESRICFTEKNYKELFLRLLPKLRKICIHFKLYNFQNDLVPLRFEQQDVSTNLKLESILTRRVLQEKVDCSICLSTPSHALITRCTHIFCRNCIRKWFACARNKGLCPYCRGLLTIDDMFSETRPDTKLEILMKLLRQDTSTNSKSVIFTRYDDALCYFHVHLHHAGFNCLIYTTKKMKYCENSIMKFENSDGPVVLLVDFETARRKQILINAECRVFLLDACRKSTEEELVARVTQPVSVSRLISENTIEDKILSLDEMFTETDTLDFYDDKVLRYLLDEDSTI; encoded by the exons ATGGCACTTTCACCACCACAGAAACGCCGTAAACACAACAAAGACGTAAAATTCACAACTCATTTCGCTCAACTTTCGTTGACAACACGTGCGCATTACCAAACTCTGTTTGAAGAATCAAGAATTTGTTTTACTGAGAAGAATTATAAGGAATTGTTCCTGCGTCTGCTTCCCAAACTCCGCAAAATTTGTATACATTTTAAACTATATAACTTTCAGAATGATCTTGTTCCTCTACGATTTGAACAACAAG ATGTTTCAACAAACCTCAAATTGGAATCAATCCTAACTAGGAGGGTACTGCAAGAAAAAGTTGATTGTTCAATTTGTCTATCTACTCCTTCTCATGCACTAATCACAAGATGTACTCATATTTTCTGCCGAAACTGCATCAGAAAATGGTTCGCTTGTGCCAGAAACAAAGGTTTATGTCCTTATTGTAGAGGTTTACTCACTATAGATGACATGTTCTCTGAAACAAGGCCAGATACTAAGCTGGAAATTCTGATGAAACTTCTGCGACAAGATACCTCTACCAATTCAAAGTCGGTCATATTTACACGTTATGACGATGCACTTTGCTATTTTCATGTTCATTTGCATCATGCTGGTTTCAATTGTCTTATCTATACtaccaaaaaaatgaaatactGTGAAAATAGTATCATGAAATTTGAAAACAGTGATGGACCAGTAGTCTTGTTGGTCGACTTTGAGACTGCTCGCAGAAAACAAATTCTCATAAATGCTGAATGCAGAGTCTTTCTGTTAGATGCATGTAGAAAATCTACGGAAGAAGAGTTGGTCGCTCGTGTTACACAGCCGGTGTCTGTTTCAAGATTGATATCTGAAAACACAATTGAAGATAAAATACTCTCGTTGGATGAGATGTTTACTGAAACCGACACTTTGGATTTCTATGATGACAAGGTCCTAAGATATTTACTGGATGAAGATTCTACGATATGA
- the LOC123896005 gene encoding uncharacterized protein LOC123896005, producing MDRGFNNVIIESDSTIAIGLVEHDISPLHPYAPLIKKIRQFQNMDWTIAFHHTFREGNECADWLAKKGATSDVSLKIWHSCPPQLSNVLIADVSGVARPRA from the coding sequence ATGGACCGAGGTTTCAACAATGTGATTATTGAATCGGATTCTACAATTGCAATTGGTTTGGTGGAACATGATATCTCTCCTCTTCATCCTTATGCTCCTCTCATCAAGAAAATTAGACAATTCCAAAACATGGATTGGACTATTGCTTTCCATCATACTTTTAGAGAAGGCAACGAGTGTGCAGATTGGCTTGCCAAGAAGGGCGCTACCTCAGATGTCTCCCTAAAGATTTGGCATAGTTGTCCTCCTCAGCTTAGTAATGTTTTGATAGCTGATGTTTCAGGTGTTGCTCGCCCGCGAGCCTAG
- the LOC123893780 gene encoding E3 ubiquitin-protein ligase DIS1-like translates to MALSNPLFDAIRSNSDVDPPQIEESIDVGELINDPAQTAPKPAEILSSVRDLLDCPVCLNPMYPPIHQCSNGHTICTDCKPRVHNRCPTCRHELGNIRCLALEKVASSFALPCKYKAFGCIGIYPYYDKSEHESQCSYRPYNCPYAGSQCSIVGDISYLVNHLKEDHKVDMHNGSTFNHRYVKSNPHEVENATWMLTVFSCYGQYFCLHFETFQLGAAPVYIAFLRFMGDDSEAKKYSYSLEVGGNGRKMVWQGVPRSIRESHSNIRDSFDGLIIQRNMALFFSGGDRKELKLRVTGRIWKEQ, encoded by the exons ATGGCATTGAGTAATCCACTCTTTGATGCTATACGGAGTAACAGTGATGTTGATCCTCCTCAAATTGAAGAGTCAATAGATGTTGGTGAATTGATTAATGATCCTGCACAAACTGCTCCTAAACCTGCTGAAATTTTAAGCAGTGTTCGTGATCTTTTAGATTGTCCTGTATGCCTGAATCCCATGTACCCTCCAATTCATcag TGTTCAAACGGTCATACTATATGTACAGATTGCAAACCCAGGGTACATAACCGGTGCCCTACTTGTAGGCATGAGCTGGGAAATATTAGATGTCTAGCATTGGAGAAGGTGGCTTCATCTTTTGCACTCCCTTGTAAATACAAAGCTTTTGGGTGCATCGGAATATATCCATACTACGACAAGTCAGAACATGAATCTCAATGTTCATATAGACCTTATAACTGTCCATATGCTGGTTCCCAATGCTCTATTGTGGGTGATATATCCTATCTGGTGAACCATTTGAAAGAAGATCACAAAGTGGACATGCACAATGGTAGCACTTTTAACCATCGTTATGTCAAATCAAATCCTCATGAAGTAGAAAATGCCACATGGATGTTAACG GTTTTCAGCTGTTACGGTCAGTACTTTTGTCTACATTTTGAAACTTTTCAACTTGGAGCTGCTCCTGTCTACATAGCCTTTTTGCGGTTTATGGGTGATGATAGCGAAGCAAAAAAGTATAGCTACAGTCTTGAGGTAGGCGGAAATGGGAGGAAGATGGTTTGGCAAGGAGTGCCAAGAAGCATCAGGGAAAGCCACTCCAATATTCGGGACAGTTTTGATGGACTCATTATTCAGAGGAATATGGCACTCTTCTTTTCAGGTGGTGACCGGAAAGAGTTGAAGCTAAGGGTTACCGGTAGGATCTGGAAAGAGCAATGA
- the LOC123893782 gene encoding aspartic proteinase CDR1-like, translating into MNARSFFTLLVFTLFCFIISLSRPLNNGFTVELIHRDSPKSPLYQPTQNKYQLVTNAMRRSIDRVNHIYNYSIVNIGYTTVTSGDGEYLISYSIGTPPFKVYGFVDTGSDLVWLQCEPCVQCYPQTSPIFDPSLSSSYKNIPCYDDTCLSTTGTSCDVLGYLSVDTLTLDSTNGNSVSFPNTVVGCGYINNGTLHGPSSSGIVGLGNGENSFATRWSSSIGGKFSYCLVSSLSKSTSKLNFGDAAVVSGDGAMTTPIVKKNGQSFYYLTLEAFSVNDKLIEFSEPTNDGNIIIDSGTTHTFLPYDLYNRLESAVAENINKERVKDPNGIFNLCYDITFEGFDDPLIIAHFKGADIRLHSNSTFVAIGEGIICLAFSPYKMAILGNMVQQNMLVGYNLVQNTVTFMPTDCTK; encoded by the exons ATGAATGCACGTTCATTTTTCACCCTTCTTGTTTTTACCcttttttgtttcattatttCTCTTTCTCGTCCCCTAAACAATGGTTTCACCGTTGAACTCATCCACCGTGATTCTCCAAAATCTCCACTCTACCAACCTACCCAAAACAAATACCAACTTGTTACCAATGCCATGCGTCGTTCCATCGACCGTGTCAATCATATTTACAACTATTCTATCGTTAATATAGGTTATACAACTGTAACCTCCGGTGATGGTGAGTATCTAATTAGTTATTCAATTGGTACCCCACCATTTAAGGTATATGGTTTTGTTGATACCGGTAGTGACCTTGTTTGGCTTCAATGTGAACCTTGTGTTCAGTGTTACCCCC aaACCTCTCCTATATTTGATCCTTCATTATCATCAAGTTACAAAAACATTCCTTGCTACGATGACACATGTCTGTCTACGACAGGTACCTCTTGTGATGTACTAG GATATCTTAGTGTGGATACTCTGACATTAGATTCCACCAACGGCAACTCTGTTTCATTTCCTAATACTGTCGTGGGATGTGGATACATAAATAATGGGACGCTTCATGGTCCAAGTAGCTCTGGTATAGTTGGTCTTGGAAATGGAGAAAATTCCTTTGCAACACGATGGAGTTCATCAATTGGTGGAAAATTCTCTTATTGCTTGGTTTCATCGTTGTCTAAGTCAACCAGCAAACTCAATTTTGGTGATGCAGCGGTGGTTTCTGGAGATGGAGCTATGACAACTCCTATAGTGAAAAAGAATGGACAAAGTTTTTACTACTTGACATTGGAAGCATTTAGTGTCAATGACAAATTAATAGAATTTAGCGAACCTACAAATGATGGTAACATCATAATTGATTCTGGTACAACACATACGTTTTTGCCATACGATCTTTATAATAGATTGGAATCGGCTGTTGCCGAAAATATTAATAAAGAGCGTGTTAAGGATCCAAATGGTATATTTAATCTTTGCTATGATATCACATTTGAAGGATTTGATGATCCTCTAATCATTGCACATTTTAAAGGTGCAGATATTAGATTGCATTCTAATAGTACCTTTGTTGCAATCGGTGAAGGAATTATTTGCTTGGCTTTTTCACCATATAAAATGGCGATCCTTGGAAACATGGTTCAACAGAACATGTTGGTTGGTTATAATCTTGTTCAAAATACTGTTACATTTATGCCTACTGATTGTACCAAGTAG
- the LOC123893779 gene encoding putative SWI/SNF-related matrix-associated actin-dependent regulator of chromatin subfamily A member 3-like 1: MALSPPHKRRKHNKDVKFTTHFAQLSLTTRAHYQTLFEESRICFTENKNYKELFLRLLPKLRKICIHFKLYKFENDLVPLQFEQQDVSTNLKLESILTRRVLQEKVDCSICLSTPSHALITRCTHIFCRNCIRKWFACARNKGLCPYCRGLLTIDDMFSETRPDTKLEILMKLLRQDTSTNSKSVIFTRYDDALCYFHVHLHHAGFNCLIYTTKKMKYCENSIKKFENSDGPVVLLVDFETARRKQILINAECRVFLLDACRKSTEEELVARVTQPVSVSRLISENTIEDKILSLDEMFTETDTLDFYDDKVLRYLLDEDSTI, translated from the exons ATGGCACTTTCACCACCACATAAACGCCGTAAACACAACAAAGACGTAAAATTCACAACTCATTTCGCTCAACTTTCGTTGACAACACGTGCGCATTACCAAACTCTGTTTGAAGAATCAAGAATTTGTTTTACTGAGAACAAGAACTATAAGGAATTGTTCCTGCGTCTGCTTCCAAAACTCCGCAAAATTTGTATACATTTTAAACTATATAAGTTTGAGAATGATCTTGTTCCTCTACAATTTGAACAACAAG ATGTTTCAACAAACCTCAAATTGGAATCAATCCTAACTAGGAGGGTACTGCAAGAAAAAGTTGATTGTTCAATTTGTCTATCTACTCCTTCTCATGCACTAATCACAAGATGTACTCATATTTTCTGCCGAAACTGCATCAGAAAATGGTTCGCTTGTGCCAGAAACAAAGGTTTATGTCCTTATTGTAGAGGTTTACTCACTATAGATGACATGTTCTCCGAAACAAGGCCAGATACTAAGCTGGAAATTCTGATGAAACTTCTGCGACAAGATACCTCTACCAATTCAAAGTCGGTCATATTTACACGTTATGACGATGCACTTTGCTATTTTCATGTTCATTTGCATCATGCTGGTTTCAATTGTCTTATCTATACtaccaaaaaaatgaaatactGTGAAAATAGTATCAAGAAATTTGAAAACAGTGATGGACCAGTAGTCTTGTTGGTCGACTTTGAGACTGCTCGCAGAAAACAAATTCTCATAAATGCTGAATGCAGAGTCTTTCTGTTAGATGCATGTAGAAAATCTACGGAAGAAGAGTTGGTCGCTCGTGTTACACAGCCGGTGTCTGTTTCAAGATTGATATCTGAAAACACAATTGAAGATAAAATACTCTCGTTGGATGAGATGTTTACTGAAACCGACACTTTGGATTTCTATGATGACAAGGTCCTAAGATATTTACTGGATGAAGATTCTACGATATGA